In a single window of the Tellurirhabdus bombi genome:
- a CDS encoding ABC transporter permease: MKQKLYTFINVFGLSLGLAACGLIALYIFEEWRVDRFHEKGNRIYRVVTTNVEEGQSTVAANSVGRPLAKAIKEEVPEVEAVVPVRQANYPIKHDNQYFFDKELFVGADFLTTFTFPLLEGDPKTALRDPYTLVLTESTARKYFGTRSALGKMLMLNDTLPFKVTGVMADPQPSHLNFQVLLSMATNYAINGTSNDAWFTWDEYCYVLLPEAANRVLAEKKIAALPMKYNGPEYRGNGMQVGQSLELLPTIYLNSQGAGDAGAGNRVASSAKQLYLLGAIGLFLLLLACINFVNLTTARQGERAKEVGVRKAIGAAYSGLVGQFIGESLLLAFLAGLLAILFIIGLLPLLNELTERNISAGILAQPLTILLGLGFLLLTGLLAGWYPALLLARFRPVDTMKGLTVTAKGAWLRRGLVVFQFCISLVLIISTLVVVRQLRFMQSQSLGFDKERVLTIELRKLPRVDFIEHYETIKQQLAALPNVQLTTGVSALPGRDGWNGQIVYPEGRPREQAFSLEVIPVDHDYVKTLGLTIRQGRNFSKAHPTDAGHAVLLNEAACKAMGWQPAEAVGKRIETAGLENGEVVGVVADFHQHGLQNKIKPILTFITPAYTYRYLAVRLGMGDLQASIERLGKFWQNRFPGYEFNYYFLDEDFNRQYQTERRLSTLSGVFAGIAILIACLGLFALTIFTAEQRTKEIGIRKVLGASVVSIVRLLSKDFLKLVVLGVIIASPIAWWAMSHWLQDFAYRIEVEWWIFAVAGLLAIGIALLTVSFQSIKAALKNPVKSLKTE, translated from the coding sequence ATGAAACAAAAGTTATACACGTTCATCAACGTATTTGGCCTTAGTTTAGGGCTGGCGGCCTGCGGCTTGATTGCGCTTTATATTTTTGAAGAATGGCGGGTTGACCGGTTTCACGAAAAAGGCAACCGGATTTACCGCGTCGTAACGACCAATGTTGAAGAAGGCCAGTCCACGGTGGCGGCCAATTCGGTGGGGCGTCCCTTGGCCAAAGCCATTAAAGAAGAAGTTCCTGAAGTAGAGGCCGTCGTGCCGGTGCGCCAGGCAAACTACCCCATTAAGCACGATAACCAGTATTTCTTCGACAAGGAATTATTCGTAGGGGCCGATTTCCTGACCACGTTTACCTTTCCGCTGCTGGAAGGCGATCCTAAAACGGCCCTGCGCGATCCTTATACGCTGGTTCTAACAGAAAGCACCGCCCGGAAGTATTTCGGCACCCGTTCGGCCCTCGGTAAGATGCTGATGCTGAATGATACGCTACCGTTTAAGGTCACCGGCGTGATGGCCGACCCGCAACCTTCGCACCTGAATTTCCAGGTATTGCTCTCGATGGCAACCAATTACGCCATTAACGGCACATCGAATGATGCGTGGTTTACTTGGGATGAATATTGCTATGTGCTGCTACCCGAAGCGGCGAATCGAGTGCTGGCGGAGAAAAAGATTGCGGCTTTACCGATGAAATACAACGGGCCGGAATACCGGGGCAACGGCATGCAGGTGGGCCAATCGCTGGAGCTGTTGCCGACTATCTACCTGAACTCGCAGGGAGCAGGCGACGCTGGGGCGGGCAACCGGGTGGCTAGCAGCGCGAAGCAGCTTTATTTGCTGGGCGCTATTGGCCTTTTTTTACTGCTGTTAGCCTGCATCAACTTCGTGAACCTGACAACCGCCCGCCAGGGTGAACGGGCGAAAGAAGTAGGGGTTCGCAAAGCCATTGGGGCGGCCTATTCAGGTTTGGTAGGGCAGTTTATTGGTGAATCGCTGCTGCTGGCTTTTCTGGCTGGCTTATTGGCTATTTTGTTTATAATTGGGCTATTGCCACTCCTAAACGAATTAACCGAAAGAAATATTTCAGCAGGCATTTTAGCGCAGCCGCTGACAATCCTGCTTGGATTGGGTTTTTTGTTGCTAACGGGTTTGCTGGCGGGCTGGTATCCGGCTTTGCTGCTGGCGCGATTCCGACCGGTTGATACCATGAAGGGGCTGACGGTAACGGCAAAAGGCGCGTGGCTACGGCGTGGTTTGGTGGTGTTTCAGTTTTGTATTTCCTTGGTCTTGATTATCAGTACGCTGGTTGTGGTGCGGCAGTTGCGGTTTATGCAAAGCCAAAGTCTCGGTTTTGACAAAGAGCGGGTATTAACCATCGAGCTACGCAAGCTGCCCCGCGTGGATTTTATCGAGCATTACGAAACCATCAAGCAACAGCTTGCTGCGTTGCCAAATGTACAGCTAACGACGGGTGTTTCGGCGTTGCCGGGACGGGATGGCTGGAATGGCCAGATCGTTTACCCCGAAGGTCGTCCCCGCGAACAGGCATTTTCGCTGGAAGTCATCCCGGTGGATCACGATTATGTGAAGACGCTGGGCTTGACCATTCGGCAGGGGCGTAATTTTTCAAAAGCGCACCCGACCGATGCCGGACATGCCGTGTTGCTCAACGAAGCCGCCTGCAAAGCGATGGGCTGGCAACCGGCCGAGGCCGTTGGCAAACGCATCGAGACGGCGGGTCTGGAAAACGGGGAAGTTGTTGGTGTTGTCGCCGATTTTCACCAGCACGGTTTACAAAATAAAATCAAGCCTATTCTAACCTTCATAACTCCCGCTTATACCTACCGTTATCTGGCAGTTCGGCTGGGAATGGGCGACTTGCAGGCGTCGATTGAGCGGCTGGGTAAGTTCTGGCAAAACCGTTTTCCGGGGTATGAGTTTAACTATTATTTTCTGGATGAGGACTTTAACCGGCAATACCAGACCGAGCGCCGCTTGTCTACCTTGTCCGGTGTATTCGCGGGAATCGCCATTTTGATTGCCTGTCTGGGCTTATTTGCGCTGACCATTTTCACGGCCGAGCAGCGCACCAAAGAAATTGGTATTCGCAAGGTATTGGGCGCATCGGTGGTCAGTATCGTTCGTTTACTGTCAAAAGATTTTCTGAAACTGGTGGTCTTGGGAGTAATCATCGCCTCGCCAATCGCCTGGTGGGCCATGAGCCACTGGTTGCAGGATTTTGCGTATCGCATTGAGGTAGAGTGGTGGATCTTTGCGGTAGCGGGGCTACTGGCCATCGGTATTGCGTTGTTAACGGTTAGTTTCCAGAGCATTAAAGCCGCCCTGAAAAATCCGGTGAAGAGCTTAAAAACAGAATAA
- a CDS encoding ABC transporter permease, protein MLRNYFKTAWRGLLNSKGYSSINIGGLAIALGIGILLLWWVKDELSFDRFHTHSDRIYRVNGGFGSGESQQFGGQIVAPIASYARQNIPSVEEAVRIVGSYDMSPFKVKDKTLVEEQAVYVDPAFFTFFDFKWVKGNPKRPFPDLQSVVLTESAALRYFGQTEAVGKVLYSVPKKQNYVVSGIIHDFPDNSSIKSKMLFPLEIVAKAYQPNDYWKSMDSDWGNWYAQTFFRINPSADLDRIAKTLNDVHHASNKYDQVTVYRLQPLKDIHLYRADGTPGAMQEVKMMGIVALVLLAIGCINYVNLATARATQRAREVSVRKVVGAGRQHLIGQFLAESLLIFVVALVLAIGLIKGLESTYQELTGKTQPFSLADPQVWLVLVGSLLFTLAVAGIYPALVLSSFEPLKVLRGKMATGGKGVTFRQTLVIVQFAFSTALIVGTLIIGNQLRFLRERDLGYDRENTFAFWMTDEMSKHYDAVKNELLRKPGIRSVTASNNNLLSIGNSTGDTDWDGKPKNSMFLVSRMRVEKDFISTFGLKMAYGETFTGTPADSMHYILNETAVKNAGIKNPIGKSFTLGQTKGTIIGVIKDFHFASLRQKVEPAVFFYRNSTDFSRIYIKTTGREASQAVAAAEKLWKQYSPDYPFEYQFMDMQYNEMYKSEQRTGKLFNFFAGITILVSCLGLFGLATFTAQQRTKEIGIRKVLGASVTGIVALLSKDFLKLVLIGIVIASPIAWWMMNQWLADFAYKIDVEWWVFVLAGVLAILIAFFTISFQSIKAALMNPVKSLKTE, encoded by the coding sequence ATGCTTCGTAATTACTTCAAAACAGCCTGGCGCGGATTGCTCAACAGTAAAGGATACTCATCGATCAATATTGGTGGATTGGCTATTGCGCTGGGAATTGGCATTTTGCTGCTTTGGTGGGTAAAAGATGAACTCAGCTTTGATCGTTTTCACACCCATAGCGACCGGATTTACCGCGTCAACGGCGGCTTTGGGTCGGGGGAGTCGCAGCAGTTTGGGGGCCAAATTGTGGCACCCATAGCGTCCTATGCCCGGCAGAATATTCCGAGTGTAGAGGAGGCCGTGCGGATTGTTGGTAGCTATGACATGTCGCCCTTTAAAGTAAAAGATAAAACCCTGGTTGAAGAGCAGGCGGTGTATGTCGATCCGGCTTTTTTTACCTTTTTCGATTTTAAATGGGTAAAGGGAAATCCCAAGCGACCGTTTCCCGACCTGCAATCAGTTGTCTTAACAGAATCAGCCGCTTTACGGTATTTTGGGCAAACCGAAGCCGTTGGAAAGGTGCTGTATTCCGTACCTAAAAAACAGAACTACGTCGTCAGCGGCATCATTCATGACTTTCCGGATAATTCCAGCATCAAGAGCAAGATGCTGTTTCCGCTGGAAATTGTCGCTAAAGCCTATCAGCCGAATGACTATTGGAAATCGATGGACTCCGATTGGGGTAACTGGTACGCCCAAACCTTCTTTCGGATCAATCCAAGTGCCGATCTGGATCGAATTGCGAAAACCCTCAATGATGTTCATCACGCTAGCAATAAGTATGATCAAGTGACGGTATACCGGCTGCAACCGCTGAAAGACATTCACTTATACCGAGCCGACGGTACGCCGGGAGCCATGCAGGAAGTCAAGATGATGGGCATTGTCGCGTTGGTTCTTCTCGCCATTGGCTGTATCAACTACGTCAATCTGGCCACGGCGCGGGCCACGCAACGGGCCCGGGAAGTAAGCGTTCGGAAAGTGGTGGGCGCGGGTCGCCAGCACCTCATTGGGCAGTTTCTGGCCGAGTCGCTCCTGATTTTCGTCGTTGCGCTGGTGCTAGCCATTGGATTAATCAAAGGGCTGGAGTCAACCTATCAGGAACTGACCGGCAAAACACAGCCATTTTCGCTCGCTGACCCGCAGGTGTGGCTGGTACTGGTTGGATCATTGCTTTTCACGCTGGCCGTTGCAGGTATTTATCCGGCTTTAGTCTTGTCGTCGTTTGAGCCGCTGAAAGTGCTGCGCGGGAAAATGGCAACGGGTGGCAAAGGCGTAACATTCCGGCAAACGCTGGTTATTGTCCAGTTTGCCTTTTCGACGGCTTTAATTGTGGGTACGCTCATTATTGGCAACCAGTTGCGGTTTTTGCGGGAACGAGATCTGGGCTATGACCGCGAAAATACCTTTGCTTTCTGGATGACCGATGAGATGTCGAAGCACTATGATGCCGTGAAAAACGAACTGTTGCGGAAGCCGGGGATTCGTAGTGTAACGGCTTCCAATAATAATCTGCTGAGCATCGGCAATTCTACCGGCGATACAGACTGGGACGGAAAGCCGAAAAACAGCATGTTCCTCGTGAGCCGGATGCGGGTCGAAAAAGATTTCATCTCCACCTTTGGCCTGAAGATGGCGTATGGTGAGACATTCACTGGCACGCCCGCCGACTCCATGCACTACATCCTGAACGAAACGGCCGTCAAAAATGCGGGGATCAAAAATCCGATTGGCAAGAGCTTTACGCTGGGACAGACGAAAGGCACGATCATTGGCGTAATCAAGGACTTTCATTTTGCTTCCTTGCGCCAGAAAGTAGAGCCTGCCGTTTTCTTCTACCGGAACAGCACCGATTTTAGTCGAATTTACATCAAAACGACGGGCCGCGAGGCATCCCAGGCCGTGGCCGCCGCCGAAAAACTCTGGAAGCAATACAGCCCGGATTACCCGTTCGAATACCAGTTTATGGACATGCAGTACAACGAAATGTATAAATCGGAGCAGCGGACAGGTAAACTGTTCAACTTCTTTGCGGGCATCACCATCCTGGTGTCCTGCTTGGGCTTGTTCGGACTGGCTACTTTCACGGCCCAGCAGCGGACCAAGGAAATTGGCATTCGGAAAGTATTGGGTGCTTCGGTGACGGGCATTGTGGCTCTGCTTTCGAAAGACTTCCTGAAGCTGGTGCTCATCGGAATTGTCATTGCTTCGCCCATCGCGTGGTGGATGATGAACCAATGGCTGGCTGACTTTGCCTACAAAATTGATGTGGAGTGGTGGGTATTCGTTTTAGCGGGTGTGCTTGCTATTCTGATTGCCTTTTTTACCATCAGCTTCCAGAGTATCAAAGCGGCGCTGATGAATCCGGTGAAGAGCTTAAAAACCGAATAA